One stretch of Sebastes umbrosus isolate fSebUmb1 chromosome 5, fSebUmb1.pri, whole genome shotgun sequence DNA includes these proteins:
- the amotl2a gene encoding angiomotin-like 2a isoform X2, whose amino-acid sequence MRTAEGSSGTVLHRLIQEQLRYGNLTDTRTLLAIQQQALRGGGSGSGGGTSSPLSSLESLTQEESQYVQMSTRQEPQGQEHQGDCLHSESQVCHLYQLHGEQLPTYEEAKAHSQYLISQKGQAEPGVDIMGGRGEGQWDLKREHARSLSERLMQLSLERNGPRDNLAISSSHSYPQLYNNVTNTEAANREGPRQCRDQRGPPPDYPLFARLPGYMLSHSQEHGHYYRDPPPPFYSQHHRYVSAQSQVAYNNSITTTAAPSNENSAQTNVLIRENERLRKELEVYTEKAARLQKLELEIQRISEAYETLMKGSAKRETLEKTMRKKLEAEIKRMHDFNRDLRDQLDSATKQRAAKEAECTDQRQHVFVKLLEQNEEQQREREHLERQMQHLRVSGEECQRRRELLEQALASTQARNRQLEEELQRKRAYVEKVERLQSALAQLQAACEKREALELRLRTRLEQELKSLRAQQSQKQAADPTASELSSSTLQQQLREKEERVLALEADITKWEQKYLEESTMRQFAMDAAATAAAQRDTTIINHSPRHSPNSSFNEDLPLSSHRHQEMENRIRALHAQLLEKDAVIKVIQQRSRWEQGKLEKQGLRLARSVPSINTVTSSTESKGKSLSDDQTGAAAALQPQPCVGPRGPSRDSSTQSDNVPTEEPELTAEPGKLKMSEVISAASTDAPEEPLKTFKSINSSDAEVVEILI is encoded by the exons ATGAGAACTGCTGAAGGCTCATCTGGAACGGTCCTGCACCGTCTCATCCAAGAGCAGCTCCGCTACGGCAACCTGACGGACACTCGCACGCTCCTGGCCATCCAGCAGCAGGCCCTGCGCGGAGGCGGCAGCGGCAGCGGCGGGGGCACCAGcagccctctctcctccctggaGAGCCTCACCCAGGAGGAGTCCCAGTACGTCCAGATGTCGACGCGACAGGAGCCCCAGGGCCAGGAGCACCAGGGCGACTGCCTGCACTCCGAGAGCCAGGTGTGCCACCTGTACCAGCTCCATGGAGAGCAGCTGCCCACGTATGAGGAGGCAAAGGCCCACTCCCAGTACCTGATCTCCCAGAAGGGACAGGCGGAGCCTGGCGTGGACATAATGGGGGGTCGCGGTGAGGGACAGTGGGATCTGAAAAGGGAGCACGCTCGCTCCCTCAGTGAGAGGCTCATGCAGCTTTCTCTGGAGAGGAACGGACCTCGAGACAATTTAGCCATCAGCTCCTCACACAGCTACCCGCAGCTGTATAACAACGTTACGAACACGGAGGCGGCTAACAGGGAAGGTCCACGACAATGTAGAGATCAACGTGGGCCTCCCCCAGACTATCCTCTGTTTGCCAGACTTCCTGGATACATGCTCAGCCACTCACAGGAGCACGGACACTACTACAGAGACCCTCCTCCCCCTTTCTACTCCCAGCATCACAG GTATGTGTCTGCTCAGTCCCAGGTGGCTTACAACAACAGCATCACCACCACCGCAGCCCCCTCCAACGAGAACTCAGCTCAGACCAATGTGTTGATACGGGAGAACGAGCGGCTCAGGAAGGAGCTGGAGGTCTACACTGAGAAGGCCGCCAGGCTGCAGAAG CTGGAGTTGGAGATTCAGAGAATATCTGAAGCTTACGAGACTCTGATGAAAGGCTCAGCCAAGCGGGAGACTCTGGAGAAAACAATGAGGAAAAAACTAGAGGCCGAGATTAAGAGGATGCACGACTTTAACAGAGACCTGAGAG ATCAGCTTGACTCAGCTACCAAACAGCGGGCGGCCAAGGAGGCCGAGTGTACCGACCAGAGACAGCACGTCTTTGTTAAGCTGCTGGAGCAGA ATGAAGAGCAGCAGCGGGAGCGCGAACATCTGGAGAGGCAGATGCAGCACCTGCGCGTCTCTGGGGAGGAGTGCCAGCGGAGGCGGGAGCTGCTCGAGCAGGCTCTGGCCTCGACGCAGGCCCGCAACCGGCAGCTGGAGGAAGAGCTGCAGAGGAAGAGAGCCTACGTAGAGAAAGTGGAGCGGCTTCAGAGCGCGCTGGCGCAGCTGCAGGCGGCGTGCGAGAAGAGGGAGGCGCTGGAGCTGCGGTTGCGCACGCGACTGGAGCAGGAACTGAAAAGCCTCAGGGCACAGCAG TCTCAGAAACAGGCAGCTGACCCCACGGCTTCAGAGTTGAGCTCCTCCAcgttgcagcagcagctgagggagaaagaggagcgTGTTCTGGCCTTGGAGGCGGACATCACCAAGTGGGAGCAAAAATACCTGGAGGAGAGCACCATGAGGCAGTTTGCAATGGATGCAGCTGCCACTGCTGCAGCACAGAG AGATACAACCATCATCAATCATTCACCACGACATtcaccaaacagcagttttaATGAAGACCTGCCTTTGTCGAGTCACAGACACCAGGAGATGGAGAACAG GATCCGCGCACTTCACGCTCAGCTCCTGGAGAAGGACGCTGTGATCAAAGTCATCCAGCAGCGCTCCCGATGGGAGCAGGGCAAGCTGGAGAAACAGGGGCTTCGCCTCGCCAGGTCCGTCCCCTCTATCAACACCGTGACCAGCAGCACAGAGAGTAAAG GAAAGAGCCTCTCAGATGACCAgacaggtgctgctgctgcgttgCAACCCCAACCCTGCGTGGGGCCCAGGGGCCCGAGTCGGGACTCCAGCACCCAAAGTGACAACGTCCCTACTGAGGAGCCTGAGCTCACAGCAGAGCCTGGCAAGCTAAAGATGTCTGAGGTGATCTCAGCGGCTTCCACTG ACGCCCCGGAGGAGCCACTCAAGACATTCAAGAGCATCAACAGCTCAGATGCAGAGGTGGTTGAAATCCTCATTTGA
- the sap130a gene encoding histone deacetylase complex subunit SAP130a isoform X1 has product MSSQQFPRHGLPASSGGAPQIPSAGNLVSVNQLANPPAGADADSSRDADHGQQDHPPAGGVGTLAFRDDKQETMVVRPYPQVQTHGQPQATPGTVPIQPGTPVTVPAPSVHLPQGQPAVLTEGQMKAVLKSPMPSRLIAPAPASNQGHIPIPPKVPGHITVTIESSIAPTPSIPVATISGQQGHTSNLHHLMQANIQIIRGSAPALQIGTPAVPPQTFTSHLPRGAAAAAVMSSSKTVLRPATGPSAGPGQPTVQHIIHQTIQSRPAVTTSTAVLPTVVAPISATRTQSPVISPTVTHSAEVAHGRPGLTIHPPPATVSIQRSQTARDTATRITLPSHPAIGAQKPQPPHTMTQKPIFSPVTPVAAATVAPIVATNTVPSTTTIGSVPHTQMTSNTIVTMTMASHSSHATAVTTSAIPVAKVVPQPIAHSSSRVQPDYPGERTNLIPIPGHRSSPNPVTMEARSDNRPSVPVQFQYFLPAYSSSYPLTHTYTPISSSVSTIRQYPVTPQAPSSALPTQAGVGVATTVHLNHMQLMAVDRIGLPSAQISTQGIQPAPIATQGIQPAPIGVQGLHTSAPIGAQGLQQAPLVTQQQQAQSETKPGVVLADGFVASPISSTFSTTQPVATMVQAHAQGGVGGAPTLVSSPRPSILRKKPANEGCVRKNLIPTQPSEPSSGRMESGVRGAGSPRPAGVKPKAEVHMTVAPPVMATVEALPSQGGEQQVVSSNAQHLTQAIPTMLATPGPMPPSQPSTVLSALPTAMAVTPPVPASMANTVASPTQPAASSTAACAASSACPDLKIKQEVETMDTSQQDPNANLSSPPALTTQASTLNTPATGDLIPGASPRKKPRKQQHVISTEESEMVETNSTDEEKAPGRPITGRAERRESPPREYVDEEGVRYVPVRPRPPVTLLRHYRNPWKAAYHHFQRYSDIRVKEEKKGSLQDMANQRGVACRAQGWKIHLCAAQLRQLSSLEHDVYSRLSTLQEGLIPKKRAGSDDDLHRINELIQGNMQRCKLVMDQVTEARDTMMKVLDHKEKVLKLLNKNGAVKKSSKLKRKERA; this is encoded by the exons atgagctcccAGCAATTCCCCCGACACGGGCTGCCTGCTTCCAGCGGGGGAGCACCTCAGATCCCCTCTGCTGGAAACCTGGTGTCTGTCAACCAGCTGGCAAACCCACCAG ctGGTGCAGATGCTGATAGCAGTCGGGATGCTGACCACGGGCAGCAGGATCATCCACCTGCCGGGGGCGTGGGGACCTTGGCATTCAGAGATGACAAGCAGGAGACCATGGTAGTCAGACCTTACCCTCAAGTACAGACACACGGTCAGCCACAAGCTACTCCCGGAACCGTGCCAATCCAGCCTGGCACACCTGTGACTGTACCTGCCCCCTCTGTCCACCTCCCACAGGGCCAGCCTGCAGTCCTCACTGAGGGACAGATGAAG gcTGTCCTGAAGTCACCTATGCCAAGTCGTCTTATTGCCCCAGCACCAGCTTCCAACCAGGGTCATATCCCCATACCCCCCAAGGTGCCTGGTCACATTACTGTCACCATAGAGAGCAGTATCGCTCCAACCCCATCTATTCCTGTCGCAACTATCAGTGGTCAGCAG GGTCACACTAGCAACTTACACCACCTGATGCAAGCAAACATTCAGATCATTAGGGGCAGTGCCCCGGCACTGCAGATCGGGACCCCTGCAGTCCCTCCCCAGACCTTCACATCCCATTTACCCCGAG gggctgctgcagcagctgttaTGTCCAGCTCTAAAACGGTCCTGCGGCCAGCCACCGGACCAAGTGCAGGCCCCGGCCAGCCCACAGTGCAGCACATCATCCACCAGACTATTCAG TCCCGCCCTGCTGTAACGACGTCTACAGCCGTGCTTCCTACTGTGGTGGCCCCTATTTCAGCAACTAGAACTCAGTCCCCGGTTATCAGCCCAACAGTCACACACTCTGCAGAGGTGGCACATGG GCGTCCAGGGCTGACCATTCACCCCCCTCCGGCCACCGTCAGTATCCAGAGGTCTCAGACAGCCCGTGACACTGCCACGCGGATCACCCTGCCGTCTCACCCTGCAATTGGGGCTCAAAAGCCTCAGCCTCCGCACACCATGACACAG AAGCCCATCTTCAGTCCGGTGACGCCAGTAGCTGCAGCAACTGTGGCACCGATAGTTGCCACTAACACTGTGCCATCAACAACCACAATAG GCTCTGTGCCACATACCCAAATGACCAGTAACACTATTGTCACCATGACAATGGCCTCACACTCGTCTCATGCTACAGCAGTGACCACCTCAGCCATCCCTGTTG CTAAAGTGGTCCCTCAACCCATCGCCCACTCTTCGTCCCGTGTGCAGCCCGACTACCCCGGAGAGAGAACCAACCTCATCCCCATCCCAGGTCATCGGTCATCTCCGAATCCCGTCACCATGGAAGCAAGAAGTGACAACAG gccctCTGTGCCTGTGCAGTTCCAGTATTTCCTGCCAGCGTACTCCTCGTCTTaccctctgacacacacatacacccccATCAGCAGCTCTGTGTCTACCATCCGCCAGTATCCTG TTACTCCTCAAGCTCCGAGTTCAGCACTGCCCACGCAAGCTGGAGTTGGCGTGGCAACCACTGTCCATCTAAACCACATGCAGCTGATGGCAGTGGATCGGATCGGCCTCCCGTCTGCACAGATCAGCACCCAAGGAATCCAGCCAGCACCCATCGCTACGCAGGGCATTCAGCCTGCACCGATAGGGGTGCAGGGCCTGCACACGTCTGCACCAATCGGCGCACAAGGACTACAGCAGGCGCCGTTAGTCACTCAGCAGCAACAGGCGCAGTCTGAAACAAAACCTG GGGTTGTTTTGGCTGATGGCTTCGTGGCTAGCCCCATCAGCAGCACGTTCAGCACCACCCAGCCAGTCGCCACTATGGTGCAGGCACACGCCCagggaggagtaggaggagccCCCACCCTGGTCTCCTCCCCCAGACCCAGCATCCTCCGCAAGAAGCCCGCTAATGAAGG ttGTGTTCGTAAGAACCTGATCCCCACCCAGCCCAGTGAACCCAGTAGTGGCAGAATGGAGAGTGGTGTGAGGGGAGCAGGATCTCCCCGACCTGCAGG TGTGAAACCCAAAGCTGAGGTGCACATGACAGTGGCCCCTCCTGTCATGGCTACAGTAGAGGCTCTGCCTTCTCAGGGAGGAGAGCAACAGGTCGTGTCATCAAACGCCCAGCACCTCACCCAAGCCATCCCCACCATGCTCGCCACGCCGGGGCCCATGCCTCCCTCCCAGCCGTCCACTGTCCTCTCAGCCCTGCCAACAGCCATGGCTGTTACTCCCCCCGTTCCTGCTTCAATGGCCAACACTGTGGCCTCCCCCACTCAGCCTGCAGCCAGCAGTACTGCAGCCTGTGCTGCCAGCTCCGCCTGCCCTGATCTGAAAATTAAGCAGGAGGTGGAGACCATGGACACCTCGCAGCAAG ACCCCAATGCTAACTTGTCATCACCCCCAGCCCTCACCACCCAGGCCTCCACCCTGAACACTCCTGCCACCGGAGATCTGATCCCTGGGGCCTCCCCGAGGAAGAAGCCCCGCaagcagcagcatgttatttCTACAGAGGAGAGCGAGATGGTGGAGACCAACAGCACAGACGAGGAGAAAGCCCCGGGCAGGCCAATCACCGGCAGGGCTGAGAGGCGCGAATCTCCACCAAGGGAATATGTtg ATGAGGAAGGAGTGCGTTATGTGCCAGTCAGGCCTCGACCTCCTGTTACTCTCCTGCGGCACTACCGGAACCCCTGGAAAGCTGCCTACCACCACTTCCAGAGGTACAGCGACATCCGGGTCAAAG aggagaagaagggcAGCTTGCAGGATATGGCCAATCAGAGAGGAGTGGCATGCAGAGCACAAGGCTGGAAAATTCACCTGTGTGCTGCACAGCTCAGGCAGCTG
- the sap130a gene encoding histone deacetylase complex subunit SAP130a isoform X2, whose translation MSSQQFPRHGLPASSGGAPQIPSAGNLVSVNQLANPPAGADADSSRDADHGQQDHPPAGGVGTLAFRDDKQETMVVRPYPQVQTHGQPQATPGTVPIQPGTPVTVPAPSVHLPQGQPAVLTEGQMKAVLKSPMPSRLIAPAPASNQGHIPIPPKVPGHITVTIESSIAPTPSIPVATISGQQGHTSNLHHLMQANIQIIRGSAPALQIGTPAVPPQTFTSHLPRGAAAAAVMSSSKTVLRPATGPSAGPGQPTVQHIIHQTIQSRPAVTTSTAVLPTVVAPISATRTQSPVISPTVTHSAEVAHGRPGLTIHPPPATVSIQRSQTARDTATRITLPSHPAIGAQKPQPPHTMTQKPIFSPVTPVAAATVAPIVATNTVPSTTTIGSVPHTQMTSNTIVTMTMASHSSHATAVTTSAIPVAKVVPQPIAHSSSRVQPDYPGERTNLIPIPGHRSSPNPVTMEARSDNRPSVPVQFQYFLPAYSSSYPLTHTYTPISSSVSTIRQYPVTPQAPSSALPTQAGVGVATTVHLNHMQLMAVDRIGLPSAQISTQGIQPAPIATQGIQPAPIGVQGLHTSAPIGAQGLQQAPLVTQQQQAQSETKPGVVLADGFVASPISSTFSTTQPVATMVQAHAQGGVGGAPTLVSSPRPSILRKKPANEGCVRKNLIPTQPSEPSSGRMESGVRGAGSPRPAGVKPKAEVHMTVAPPVMATVEALPSQGGEQQVVSSNAQHLTQAIPTMLATPGPMPPSQPSTVLSALPTAMAVTPPVPASMANTVASPTQPAASSTAACAASSACPDLKIKQEVETMDTSQQALTTQASTLNTPATGDLIPGASPRKKPRKQQHVISTEESEMVETNSTDEEKAPGRPITGRAERRESPPREYVDEEGVRYVPVRPRPPVTLLRHYRNPWKAAYHHFQRYSDIRVKEEKKGSLQDMANQRGVACRAQGWKIHLCAAQLRQLSSLEHDVYSRLSTLQEGLIPKKRAGSDDDLHRINELIQGNMQRCKLVMDQVTEARDTMMKVLDHKEKVLKLLNKNGAVKKSSKLKRKERA comes from the exons atgagctcccAGCAATTCCCCCGACACGGGCTGCCTGCTTCCAGCGGGGGAGCACCTCAGATCCCCTCTGCTGGAAACCTGGTGTCTGTCAACCAGCTGGCAAACCCACCAG ctGGTGCAGATGCTGATAGCAGTCGGGATGCTGACCACGGGCAGCAGGATCATCCACCTGCCGGGGGCGTGGGGACCTTGGCATTCAGAGATGACAAGCAGGAGACCATGGTAGTCAGACCTTACCCTCAAGTACAGACACACGGTCAGCCACAAGCTACTCCCGGAACCGTGCCAATCCAGCCTGGCACACCTGTGACTGTACCTGCCCCCTCTGTCCACCTCCCACAGGGCCAGCCTGCAGTCCTCACTGAGGGACAGATGAAG gcTGTCCTGAAGTCACCTATGCCAAGTCGTCTTATTGCCCCAGCACCAGCTTCCAACCAGGGTCATATCCCCATACCCCCCAAGGTGCCTGGTCACATTACTGTCACCATAGAGAGCAGTATCGCTCCAACCCCATCTATTCCTGTCGCAACTATCAGTGGTCAGCAG GGTCACACTAGCAACTTACACCACCTGATGCAAGCAAACATTCAGATCATTAGGGGCAGTGCCCCGGCACTGCAGATCGGGACCCCTGCAGTCCCTCCCCAGACCTTCACATCCCATTTACCCCGAG gggctgctgcagcagctgttaTGTCCAGCTCTAAAACGGTCCTGCGGCCAGCCACCGGACCAAGTGCAGGCCCCGGCCAGCCCACAGTGCAGCACATCATCCACCAGACTATTCAG TCCCGCCCTGCTGTAACGACGTCTACAGCCGTGCTTCCTACTGTGGTGGCCCCTATTTCAGCAACTAGAACTCAGTCCCCGGTTATCAGCCCAACAGTCACACACTCTGCAGAGGTGGCACATGG GCGTCCAGGGCTGACCATTCACCCCCCTCCGGCCACCGTCAGTATCCAGAGGTCTCAGACAGCCCGTGACACTGCCACGCGGATCACCCTGCCGTCTCACCCTGCAATTGGGGCTCAAAAGCCTCAGCCTCCGCACACCATGACACAG AAGCCCATCTTCAGTCCGGTGACGCCAGTAGCTGCAGCAACTGTGGCACCGATAGTTGCCACTAACACTGTGCCATCAACAACCACAATAG GCTCTGTGCCACATACCCAAATGACCAGTAACACTATTGTCACCATGACAATGGCCTCACACTCGTCTCATGCTACAGCAGTGACCACCTCAGCCATCCCTGTTG CTAAAGTGGTCCCTCAACCCATCGCCCACTCTTCGTCCCGTGTGCAGCCCGACTACCCCGGAGAGAGAACCAACCTCATCCCCATCCCAGGTCATCGGTCATCTCCGAATCCCGTCACCATGGAAGCAAGAAGTGACAACAG gccctCTGTGCCTGTGCAGTTCCAGTATTTCCTGCCAGCGTACTCCTCGTCTTaccctctgacacacacatacacccccATCAGCAGCTCTGTGTCTACCATCCGCCAGTATCCTG TTACTCCTCAAGCTCCGAGTTCAGCACTGCCCACGCAAGCTGGAGTTGGCGTGGCAACCACTGTCCATCTAAACCACATGCAGCTGATGGCAGTGGATCGGATCGGCCTCCCGTCTGCACAGATCAGCACCCAAGGAATCCAGCCAGCACCCATCGCTACGCAGGGCATTCAGCCTGCACCGATAGGGGTGCAGGGCCTGCACACGTCTGCACCAATCGGCGCACAAGGACTACAGCAGGCGCCGTTAGTCACTCAGCAGCAACAGGCGCAGTCTGAAACAAAACCTG GGGTTGTTTTGGCTGATGGCTTCGTGGCTAGCCCCATCAGCAGCACGTTCAGCACCACCCAGCCAGTCGCCACTATGGTGCAGGCACACGCCCagggaggagtaggaggagccCCCACCCTGGTCTCCTCCCCCAGACCCAGCATCCTCCGCAAGAAGCCCGCTAATGAAGG ttGTGTTCGTAAGAACCTGATCCCCACCCAGCCCAGTGAACCCAGTAGTGGCAGAATGGAGAGTGGTGTGAGGGGAGCAGGATCTCCCCGACCTGCAGG TGTGAAACCCAAAGCTGAGGTGCACATGACAGTGGCCCCTCCTGTCATGGCTACAGTAGAGGCTCTGCCTTCTCAGGGAGGAGAGCAACAGGTCGTGTCATCAAACGCCCAGCACCTCACCCAAGCCATCCCCACCATGCTCGCCACGCCGGGGCCCATGCCTCCCTCCCAGCCGTCCACTGTCCTCTCAGCCCTGCCAACAGCCATGGCTGTTACTCCCCCCGTTCCTGCTTCAATGGCCAACACTGTGGCCTCCCCCACTCAGCCTGCAGCCAGCAGTACTGCAGCCTGTGCTGCCAGCTCCGCCTGCCCTGATCTGAAAATTAAGCAGGAGGTGGAGACCATGGACACCTCGCAGCAAG CCCTCACCACCCAGGCCTCCACCCTGAACACTCCTGCCACCGGAGATCTGATCCCTGGGGCCTCCCCGAGGAAGAAGCCCCGCaagcagcagcatgttatttCTACAGAGGAGAGCGAGATGGTGGAGACCAACAGCACAGACGAGGAGAAAGCCCCGGGCAGGCCAATCACCGGCAGGGCTGAGAGGCGCGAATCTCCACCAAGGGAATATGTtg ATGAGGAAGGAGTGCGTTATGTGCCAGTCAGGCCTCGACCTCCTGTTACTCTCCTGCGGCACTACCGGAACCCCTGGAAAGCTGCCTACCACCACTTCCAGAGGTACAGCGACATCCGGGTCAAAG aggagaagaagggcAGCTTGCAGGATATGGCCAATCAGAGAGGAGTGGCATGCAGAGCACAAGGCTGGAAAATTCACCTGTGTGCTGCACAGCTCAGGCAGCTG
- the amotl2a gene encoding angiomotin-like 2a isoform X1, with protein MRTAEGSSGTVLHRLIQEQLRYGNLTDTRTLLAIQQQALRGGGSGSGGGTSSPLSSLESLTQEESQYVQMSTRQEPQGQEHQGDCLHSESQVCHLYQLHGEQLPTYEEAKAHSQYLISQKGQAEPGVDIMGGRGEGQWDLKREHARSLSERLMQLSLERNGPRDNLAISSSHSYPQLYNNVTNTEAANREGPRQCRDQRGPPPDYPLFARLPGYMLSHSQEHGHYYRDPPPPFYSQHHSRYVSAQSQVAYNNSITTTAAPSNENSAQTNVLIRENERLRKELEVYTEKAARLQKLELEIQRISEAYETLMKGSAKRETLEKTMRKKLEAEIKRMHDFNRDLRDQLDSATKQRAAKEAECTDQRQHVFVKLLEQNEEQQREREHLERQMQHLRVSGEECQRRRELLEQALASTQARNRQLEEELQRKRAYVEKVERLQSALAQLQAACEKREALELRLRTRLEQELKSLRAQQSQKQAADPTASELSSSTLQQQLREKEERVLALEADITKWEQKYLEESTMRQFAMDAAATAAAQRDTTIINHSPRHSPNSSFNEDLPLSSHRHQEMENRIRALHAQLLEKDAVIKVIQQRSRWEQGKLEKQGLRLARSVPSINTVTSSTESKGKSLSDDQTGAAAALQPQPCVGPRGPSRDSSTQSDNVPTEEPELTAEPGKLKMSEVISAASTDAPEEPLKTFKSINSSDAEVVEILI; from the exons ATGAGAACTGCTGAAGGCTCATCTGGAACGGTCCTGCACCGTCTCATCCAAGAGCAGCTCCGCTACGGCAACCTGACGGACACTCGCACGCTCCTGGCCATCCAGCAGCAGGCCCTGCGCGGAGGCGGCAGCGGCAGCGGCGGGGGCACCAGcagccctctctcctccctggaGAGCCTCACCCAGGAGGAGTCCCAGTACGTCCAGATGTCGACGCGACAGGAGCCCCAGGGCCAGGAGCACCAGGGCGACTGCCTGCACTCCGAGAGCCAGGTGTGCCACCTGTACCAGCTCCATGGAGAGCAGCTGCCCACGTATGAGGAGGCAAAGGCCCACTCCCAGTACCTGATCTCCCAGAAGGGACAGGCGGAGCCTGGCGTGGACATAATGGGGGGTCGCGGTGAGGGACAGTGGGATCTGAAAAGGGAGCACGCTCGCTCCCTCAGTGAGAGGCTCATGCAGCTTTCTCTGGAGAGGAACGGACCTCGAGACAATTTAGCCATCAGCTCCTCACACAGCTACCCGCAGCTGTATAACAACGTTACGAACACGGAGGCGGCTAACAGGGAAGGTCCACGACAATGTAGAGATCAACGTGGGCCTCCCCCAGACTATCCTCTGTTTGCCAGACTTCCTGGATACATGCTCAGCCACTCACAGGAGCACGGACACTACTACAGAGACCCTCCTCCCCCTTTCTACTCCCAGCATCACAG CAGGTATGTGTCTGCTCAGTCCCAGGTGGCTTACAACAACAGCATCACCACCACCGCAGCCCCCTCCAACGAGAACTCAGCTCAGACCAATGTGTTGATACGGGAGAACGAGCGGCTCAGGAAGGAGCTGGAGGTCTACACTGAGAAGGCCGCCAGGCTGCAGAAG CTGGAGTTGGAGATTCAGAGAATATCTGAAGCTTACGAGACTCTGATGAAAGGCTCAGCCAAGCGGGAGACTCTGGAGAAAACAATGAGGAAAAAACTAGAGGCCGAGATTAAGAGGATGCACGACTTTAACAGAGACCTGAGAG ATCAGCTTGACTCAGCTACCAAACAGCGGGCGGCCAAGGAGGCCGAGTGTACCGACCAGAGACAGCACGTCTTTGTTAAGCTGCTGGAGCAGA ATGAAGAGCAGCAGCGGGAGCGCGAACATCTGGAGAGGCAGATGCAGCACCTGCGCGTCTCTGGGGAGGAGTGCCAGCGGAGGCGGGAGCTGCTCGAGCAGGCTCTGGCCTCGACGCAGGCCCGCAACCGGCAGCTGGAGGAAGAGCTGCAGAGGAAGAGAGCCTACGTAGAGAAAGTGGAGCGGCTTCAGAGCGCGCTGGCGCAGCTGCAGGCGGCGTGCGAGAAGAGGGAGGCGCTGGAGCTGCGGTTGCGCACGCGACTGGAGCAGGAACTGAAAAGCCTCAGGGCACAGCAG TCTCAGAAACAGGCAGCTGACCCCACGGCTTCAGAGTTGAGCTCCTCCAcgttgcagcagcagctgagggagaaagaggagcgTGTTCTGGCCTTGGAGGCGGACATCACCAAGTGGGAGCAAAAATACCTGGAGGAGAGCACCATGAGGCAGTTTGCAATGGATGCAGCTGCCACTGCTGCAGCACAGAG AGATACAACCATCATCAATCATTCACCACGACATtcaccaaacagcagttttaATGAAGACCTGCCTTTGTCGAGTCACAGACACCAGGAGATGGAGAACAG GATCCGCGCACTTCACGCTCAGCTCCTGGAGAAGGACGCTGTGATCAAAGTCATCCAGCAGCGCTCCCGATGGGAGCAGGGCAAGCTGGAGAAACAGGGGCTTCGCCTCGCCAGGTCCGTCCCCTCTATCAACACCGTGACCAGCAGCACAGAGAGTAAAG GAAAGAGCCTCTCAGATGACCAgacaggtgctgctgctgcgttgCAACCCCAACCCTGCGTGGGGCCCAGGGGCCCGAGTCGGGACTCCAGCACCCAAAGTGACAACGTCCCTACTGAGGAGCCTGAGCTCACAGCAGAGCCTGGCAAGCTAAAGATGTCTGAGGTGATCTCAGCGGCTTCCACTG ACGCCCCGGAGGAGCCACTCAAGACATTCAAGAGCATCAACAGCTCAGATGCAGAGGTGGTTGAAATCCTCATTTGA